The Marivivens sp. LCG002 genome contains a region encoding:
- a CDS encoding enoyl-ACP reductase, with protein MIQLNGKRGLIMGVANERSIAWGIAKACAEAGAELAFTYQGEAFGKRLEPLATSVGSDTMIDVDVTNAESMDLAFDTLKAKWGTVDFIVHAIAYSDKNELTGRFINTSRANFSHSLEISCFSFIDVAKRATDLMPEGGTLITLTYGGSNRVTPNYNVMGVAKAALESSVRYLANDLGPQKIRVNAISPGPMKTLAGAAIGGARATYRHTEENAPLRSNATLEAVGGTAVYLVSDAGAYTSGEIIRVDGGFHVLGMPQHENL; from the coding sequence ATGATCCAACTGAATGGGAAGCGCGGCCTGATCATGGGCGTCGCAAATGAACGCTCGATCGCTTGGGGCATCGCCAAGGCCTGTGCCGAAGCAGGGGCCGAACTTGCCTTCACCTATCAAGGCGAAGCCTTCGGTAAACGTCTCGAACCGCTTGCCACTTCGGTCGGAAGCGACACGATGATCGACGTCGATGTCACCAACGCCGAGAGCATGGATCTTGCGTTCGACACGCTCAAAGCAAAATGGGGCACTGTCGACTTTATCGTGCACGCGATCGCCTATTCGGACAAAAACGAGCTGACGGGTCGTTTCATCAACACAAGCCGTGCGAATTTCTCGCATTCGCTCGAGATCAGCTGTTTTTCGTTCATCGACGTTGCAAAACGCGCGACCGACCTGATGCCCGAGGGCGGCACCCTGATCACGCTGACCTATGGTGGCTCGAACCGCGTTACTCCCAATTACAATGTGATGGGCGTGGCCAAGGCCGCTCTCGAGTCTTCGGTGCGCTATCTGGCCAATGACCTTGGTCCCCAGAAAATCCGCGTGAACGCCATTTCCCCCGGCCCGATGAAAACGCTCGCAGGGGCCGCCATCGGCGGGGCTCGCGCCACTTATCGCCACACCGAGGAAAACGCACCGCTCCGCTCGAATGCAACGCTCGAAGCCGTGGGCGGCACAGCCGTCTATCTGGTTTCCGATGCAGGGGCCTATACAAGCGGAGAAATCATTCGCGTGGATGGCGGTTTCCACGTTCTCGGCATGCCGCAGCACGAAAATCTCTGA
- the fabB gene encoding beta-ketoacyl-ACP synthase I — MRRVVVTGLGIVSPIGNNAQEVEASLRAGKSGIEASPDMAERGFRSQIAGTVKIDVTEHVDKRALRFMGPGAAYAYISMQQAIADSGLTEDQVSNVRTGLVAGSGGPSTSAMYAAHQVVDNSGSPKRIGPFAVPKCMSSTISANLSTQFKIKGINYSITSACSTSLHCIGNAAEQIMMGKQDVMFAGGAEELDWTLSCLFDAMGAMSSKYNDQPTKASRAFDANRDGFVIAGGGAIVVLEELEHAKARGAKIYAEVTGYAATSDGHDMVAPSGEGGERAMRLALQSLPEGRKVSYINAHGTSTPVGDVGEVEAVRRVFGQGSTPPISSTKSMTGHSQGATGASEAVYCLLMLQGDFIAPSINVETLDPAIDPSEIATSLVENAGLDSVMTNSFGFGGTNGSMILSKYRD; from the coding sequence ATGCGCCGCGTCGTCGTCACGGGTCTGGGGATCGTTTCCCCGATTGGCAATAACGCCCAAGAGGTTGAGGCATCCCTTCGCGCCGGAAAATCCGGCATCGAAGCAAGCCCTGATATGGCAGAACGCGGGTTTCGGAGCCAGATCGCAGGGACCGTCAAGATCGACGTAACCGAGCATGTGGACAAACGCGCACTGCGTTTCATGGGACCCGGTGCTGCCTATGCCTATATCTCAATGCAGCAGGCGATCGCGGACTCGGGCCTGACCGAGGATCAGGTTTCGAACGTTCGCACAGGTCTTGTTGCGGGTTCGGGCGGTCCTTCGACCAGCGCCATGTATGCCGCTCATCAAGTTGTCGACAACTCTGGTTCGCCCAAGCGGATCGGGCCCTTTGCCGTGCCCAAGTGCATGTCGTCGACCATTTCGGCGAACCTTTCGACCCAGTTCAAGATCAAGGGGATCAACTATTCGATCACCTCGGCGTGTTCGACCTCGCTGCACTGTATCGGCAACGCCGCTGAACAGATCATGATGGGCAAGCAGGACGTCATGTTCGCAGGCGGCGCCGAAGAGCTCGACTGGACCCTCTCGTGTCTGTTCGACGCCATGGGCGCGATGTCCTCCAAATACAACGACCAGCCGACCAAAGCGTCACGCGCCTTCGATGCCAACCGCGATGGCTTTGTGATTGCGGGCGGCGGCGCGATTGTCGTGCTCGAGGAACTGGAACACGCCAAAGCGCGTGGCGCGAAAATCTATGCCGAAGTCACGGGCTATGCGGCAACCTCGGACGGGCACGACATGGTTGCCCCCTCGGGTGAAGGCGGCGAACGCGCGATGCGACTTGCCCTGCAATCGCTGCCCGAAGGCCGCAAAGTCAGCTATATCAACGCACACGGCACATCGACGCCCGTCGGTGACGTCGGCGAAGTCGAGGCCGTGCGCCGCGTCTTCGGTCAGGGCAGCACTCCGCCGATCTCTTCGACCAAGTCGATGACGGGCCACAGCCAAGGCGCAACGGGTGCATCGGAAGCAGTTTATTGTCTTTTGATGTTGCAGGGTGATTTCATCGCCCCGTCGATCAACGTTGAAACGCTTGATCCGGCAATCGACCCGTCGGAAATCGCAACGTCGCTGGTCGAGAACGCAGGTCTTGATAGCGTCATGACCAACAGCTTCGGCTTTGGCGGCACCAACGGATCGATGATCCTGTCGAAATATCGCGACTGA
- the fabA gene encoding bifunctional 3-hydroxydecanoyl-ACP dehydratase/trans-2-decenoyl-ACP isomerase: MAQYPSSFSKEDLLKCARGELFGPGNAQLPAPPMLMMDRITEISEDGGLHGKGHVVAEFDINPDLWFFECHFPNNPIMPGCLGLDGLWQLTGFNLGWRGWEGRGYALGVGEVKLTGMVRPDRKMLTYKVDFTKAVQTRRLTMGVADGIVEADGEVIYQVKDMKVALSTS; this comes from the coding sequence ATGGCCCAATATCCGAGCAGCTTTAGCAAAGAAGATCTTCTGAAATGCGCCCGCGGCGAGCTTTTCGGTCCGGGAAATGCGCAGCTGCCCGCGCCGCCGATGCTCATGATGGATCGCATCACAGAAATTTCCGAGGACGGCGGTCTTCACGGCAAGGGCCATGTGGTTGCGGAATTCGACATCAATCCCGACCTTTGGTTCTTCGAGTGCCATTTCCCGAACAACCCGATCATGCCCGGATGCCTCGGTCTCGACGGCCTGTGGCAGCTGACCGGCTTCAACCTTGGCTGGCGCGGCTGGGAAGGTCGCGGATATGCGCTCGGGGTCGGCGAAGTAAAACTGACGGGCATGGTGCGCCCCGACCGCAAGATGCTCACCTATAAGGTCGACTTCACCAAAGCTGTCCAGACCCGCCGTCTTACGATGGGTGTGGCCGACGGGATCGTCGAGGCCGACGGCGAAGTCATTTATCAGGTCAAGGATATGAAAGTCGCTCTATCGACCTCCTAA
- the irrA gene encoding iron response transcriptional regulator IrrA — MLDNETHRGTEWLNAVGLRPTKQRVALATLLVGDGQDRHVTAEWLYEAASSSGEKVSLATVYNTLRAFCDAGLMREITVDGAKSYFDTNMSDHPHFYWEDTATLTDAAEGQLEILNLPEPPEGAEIAAVDVVIRLRRKS; from the coding sequence ATGCTCGACAACGAGACACATCGCGGAACTGAGTGGCTGAATGCCGTTGGACTGCGCCCCACCAAGCAACGTGTGGCTCTTGCAACGTTGCTGGTCGGCGACGGGCAAGACCGCCATGTGACCGCAGAATGGCTTTACGAAGCTGCATCGAGCAGCGGTGAAAAGGTATCATTGGCAACGGTTTACAATACGCTGCGTGCGTTCTGTGATGCGGGTCTCATGCGCGAGATTACCGTCGATGGCGCCAAGAGCTATTTCGATACCAACATGAGCGACCATCCGCATTTCTATTGGGAAGATACCGCGACCCTGACGGACGCAGCCGAAGGGCAGCTCGAGATTCTCAATCTCCCCGAGCCACCTGAAGGCGCTGAAATCGCTGCGGTCGACGTTGTGATCCGACTGCGCCGCAAATCCTGA
- a CDS encoding DMT family transporter codes for MTDSLPQPNQRPLLAIMLVAVTTLFFAAADTIGKEMAMKYPVPVMQAIRYLASTVLLFAFVYPKIGARLWQTQKTKQVMFRGLLLSFASLTMGHALRLIPVGEAVSILYLSPFAVMALAVPLFGEKVSPLGWFLAVLGFSGVLLVLRPGGGLDPVGVIYAVVNAGIATAFHLMTRSLSKTESAIAMLFYATINGAAFFVLTSIPHLSGPVPALFDIGLMVLMGLFATLGHFFFAAAYKIAPASLVAPINYMHIVWAAVLGWLVFNHLPDRVSVFGMALIIVAGAALALNAHYVKGRTKI; via the coding sequence TTGACCGACAGTTTGCCCCAGCCTAACCAGAGGCCGCTTCTCGCCATTATGCTCGTTGCCGTAACCACGCTGTTTTTTGCGGCGGCAGACACCATCGGCAAAGAAATGGCGATGAAATACCCCGTGCCCGTGATGCAGGCGATCCGCTATCTCGCGAGCACGGTTCTGCTTTTTGCGTTCGTTTATCCCAAGATCGGGGCGCGCCTCTGGCAGACCCAAAAAACGAAACAAGTGATGTTTCGGGGGCTGCTGCTTTCTTTTGCATCGCTCACTATGGGACACGCTCTTCGTTTGATCCCTGTGGGCGAGGCCGTGTCGATCCTTTACCTCTCTCCCTTTGCAGTGATGGCGCTTGCTGTTCCGCTTTTCGGCGAAAAGGTCTCGCCGCTTGGATGGTTCCTTGCGGTTCTCGGGTTCAGCGGAGTTCTTCTGGTGCTCCGACCGGGAGGCGGTCTTGACCCTGTCGGCGTCATCTATGCCGTCGTCAATGCAGGCATCGCGACCGCGTTCCACCTTATGACCCGATCGCTTTCGAAAACCGAAAGCGCGATTGCCATGTTGTTTTACGCGACGATCAACGGGGCGGCGTTCTTCGTTCTGACCTCGATCCCGCACCTGTCCGGCCCCGTCCCCGCACTCTTCGATATCGGCTTGATGGTCCTGATGGGCCTTTTTGCGACGCTCGGGCACTTCTTCTTTGCCGCCGCCTATAAAATCGCACCCGCATCGCTCGTCGCGCCGATCAACTACATGCATATCGTTTGGGCAGCGGTTCTGGGCTGGCTGGTGTTCAATCACCTGCCCGATCGCGTTTCAGTTTTCGGTATGGCACTGATCATCGTTGCGGGCGCCGCGCTTGCGCTGAACGCCCACTACGTCAAAGGACGGACAAAAATCTGA
- the miaB gene encoding tRNA (N6-isopentenyl adenosine(37)-C2)-methylthiotransferase MiaB: MSETKKLFIKTYGCQMNVYDSERMAEALGSKGYVQTEKQEEADMILLNTCHIREKAAEKVYSELGRLKPLKDVNPNLKIGVAGCVAQAEGQEIMRRAPVVDLVVGPQTYHRLPDMETAIQSGAKALDTDFPEEDKFAILNKTRAKAKRGPTAFLTVQEGCDKFCAFCVVPYTRGAEVSRPKDRILAEARDLVEAGVREITLLGQNVNAYHGHDKGLAGLIWDLAEIDGLDRIRFTTSHPNDMDDALIEAHGTCEKLMPYLHLPVQSGSDKILKAMNRKHTRDDYFRLIDRIRGARPDLVLSGDFIVGFPGETDQDFEDTMDLIRQVNYGMAFTFKYSTRPGTPAAEKPQLPDDLMDARLQELQALITKQQRDTQDSMVGREVNVLFEKKGRMAGQLIGKTEYLHACYVEAPEEALGKIHKVRIKESGPNSLGGVLV, translated from the coding sequence ATGTCCGAGACCAAGAAACTTTTCATCAAGACCTATGGTTGCCAGATGAATGTTTACGACTCCGAGCGTATGGCCGAAGCGCTGGGCAGCAAGGGCTATGTCCAGACGGAGAAGCAGGAAGAGGCGGATATGATCCTGCTCAATACCTGTCATATTCGCGAAAAAGCAGCGGAAAAGGTTTATTCCGAGCTTGGTCGGCTCAAGCCGCTCAAGGATGTGAATCCCAATCTCAAGATCGGGGTGGCGGGCTGTGTCGCGCAGGCCGAAGGTCAGGAGATCATGCGCCGTGCGCCTGTGGTCGATCTCGTGGTCGGGCCGCAAACCTATCACCGTCTTCCCGATATGGAGACGGCGATCCAGTCGGGCGCCAAGGCACTCGATACCGATTTTCCCGAGGAAGATAAGTTCGCGATCCTGAACAAAACCCGCGCAAAGGCCAAGCGCGGCCCCACCGCGTTCCTCACCGTGCAAGAAGGCTGTGACAAGTTTTGTGCCTTTTGCGTCGTTCCCTATACCCGCGGCGCGGAAGTCAGCCGCCCCAAGGATCGTATCCTTGCCGAGGCGCGCGATCTGGTCGAAGCAGGTGTGCGGGAGATCACTCTGCTCGGCCAAAATGTGAACGCCTATCATGGGCATGACAAAGGCTTGGCGGGGCTTATCTGGGACCTCGCCGAGATCGACGGTCTCGACCGCATCCGCTTTACCACATCGCATCCCAACGACATGGACGATGCGTTGATCGAAGCGCACGGCACCTGTGAAAAGCTGATGCCCTATCTGCACCTTCCTGTGCAATCGGGCAGCGATAAGATCCTCAAGGCGATGAACCGCAAGCACACGCGCGACGACTATTTCCGCTTGATCGACCGCATTCGCGGTGCGCGTCCCGATCTTGTTCTGTCCGGTGATTTCATCGTCGGCTTTCCCGGCGAGACGGATCAGGACTTCGAGGACACGATGGATCTCATCCGGCAGGTCAACTACGGAATGGCTTTTACCTTCAAATATTCGACGCGACCGGGCACGCCCGCAGCGGAAAAGCCGCAACTGCCCGATGATCTCATGGATGCCCGTCTGCAAGAGCTTCAGGCATTGATCACCAAGCAGCAGCGCGACACCCAGGACTCCATGGTCGGCCGCGAGGTGAATGTGCTCTTCGAGAAGAAAGGGCGCATGGCAGGACAGTTGATCGGCAAGACCGAGTATCTTCATGCTTGCTACGTCGAGGCTCCGGAAGAAGCACTTGGCAAGATCCACAAAGTGCGGATCAAAGAGAGCGGGCCGAACTCACTTGGCGGTGTGCTGGTCTAA
- a CDS encoding OmpA family protein — translation MFQAARMTMAGVMAGVLSLTFAPALHAQNTIVGTEMTPTVWIDPDGCEHWVMDDGFEGYMSPHRNRDGSPVCHRSEICGIVPSDQLFQTDKYHINATGRETLANFFRSTGAYGYLIYGHTDSRASDEYNMRLSNNRANAVASIAQSVGARVVDVKGFGERRPRADNGSAAGMQQNRRVEIYCLR, via the coding sequence ATGTTTCAAGCCGCTCGCATGACTATGGCTGGTGTAATGGCTGGGGTGCTGTCCCTGACGTTCGCACCCGCACTTCACGCACAAAATACCATCGTCGGCACAGAGATGACGCCCACCGTCTGGATCGATCCCGACGGATGTGAGCATTGGGTCATGGATGACGGCTTCGAAGGCTACATGTCTCCGCATCGCAACCGTGATGGCTCGCCGGTGTGTCACCGCTCCGAGATTTGCGGGATCGTCCCCTCGGATCAGCTGTTCCAGACCGACAAATACCATATCAACGCCACCGGACGCGAAACGCTCGCGAATTTCTTCCGTTCGACAGGCGCATACGGCTATCTCATCTACGGACACACGGACAGCCGCGCTTCGGATGAATACAACATGCGTTTGTCCAACAACCGCGCCAACGCGGTCGCTTCGATCGCACAGTCTGTCGGTGCCCGCGTGGTTGACGTCAAAGGTTTTGGCGAGCGTCGGCCTCGTGCGGACAACGGGTCGGCTGCTGGGATGCAGCAGAACCGCCGTGTTGAAATCTACTGCCTGCGCTAA
- a CDS encoding PhoH family protein, translated as MVANVLTPPVAVPEIAETAIEFPDNFLLIDLCGEYDKNLAKIEERLGIQILRRGNHLLVIGEDGSRKAAVDVLNALYSRLESGKSVELGDVDRELRMGASEAGTEPQAGDQMELFKGGPIEIKTRKKLIEPRTDAQKAYVQSLFKNELAFGIGPAGTGKTYLAVAVGVSMFITGQVDRIILSRPAVEAGEKLGYLPGDMKDKVDPYMQPLYDALNDFLPGKQTAKLIEEKRIEIAPLAFMRGRTLSNAFVVLDEAQNATSMQMKMFLTRLGEGSRMVITGDRTQIDLPRGVSSGLADAERLLKGINKISFNYFTSKDVVRHPLVAAIIEAYEADAEAALR; from the coding sequence TTGGTAGCTAATGTTCTTACCCCGCCAGTCGCCGTTCCGGAGATCGCTGAGACAGCGATCGAGTTTCCGGACAACTTCCTTCTGATCGACCTTTGCGGTGAATACGATAAGAACCTTGCCAAAATAGAGGAACGACTGGGTATACAGATCCTGCGCCGTGGAAACCATCTTTTGGTGATCGGCGAAGATGGATCGCGCAAAGCTGCCGTTGATGTTCTCAACGCCCTCTACAGCAGGCTCGAAAGCGGCAAGAGCGTCGAGCTTGGAGATGTTGACCGCGAACTTCGGATGGGAGCGAGCGAAGCAGGCACAGAACCCCAAGCGGGCGATCAGATGGAGCTTTTCAAGGGCGGACCGATCGAGATCAAAACCCGTAAAAAGCTCATCGAGCCTCGGACCGATGCGCAAAAAGCCTATGTCCAGTCCCTGTTCAAGAATGAGCTGGCCTTTGGTATAGGCCCTGCGGGTACGGGCAAAACCTATCTCGCCGTTGCGGTCGGGGTGTCCATGTTCATCACGGGGCAGGTGGATCGCATCATCCTCTCCCGCCCTGCCGTCGAAGCGGGTGAAAAGCTCGGGTATCTCCCCGGTGATATGAAGGACAAGGTCGACCCCTATATGCAGCCTCTCTATGATGCGCTGAACGACTTCTTGCCCGGCAAGCAGACCGCCAAGTTGATCGAGGAAAAGCGCATCGAGATTGCACCGCTTGCCTTTATGCGTGGCCGGACTCTCTCCAATGCCTTTGTGGTGCTCGACGAAGCGCAGAACGCCACGTCGATGCAGATGAAGATGTTCCTCACCCGTCTGGGTGAAGGCTCGCGTATGGTCATCACGGGCGACAGAACCCAGATCGACCTTCCACGCGGCGTGTCGTCGGGGCTTGCGGATGCCGAACGACTTCTCAAGGGCATCAACAAGATCAGCTTCAACTACTTCACCTCCAAGGACGTAGTGCGTCACCCGCTGGTTGCCGCAATCATCGAAGCCTATGAGGCAGATGCAGAAGCTGCGCTGCGCTGA
- the ybeY gene encoding rRNA maturation RNase YbeY: protein MQIDLDITDERWATLGLEAICEKAALAVLERLEIEADECELSVLGCGDARIKELNADFREKDKATNVLSWPAEERGAEIEGALPETPEPDIFGVIELGDIAISFDTCAREAEEAGKSLTDHATHLMVHGVLHLLGFDHIREADASLMEGIETEILGKMGIKDPYSEY from the coding sequence ATGCAAATCGATCTCGATATCACCGACGAACGCTGGGCTACCCTCGGGCTCGAGGCTATCTGCGAAAAAGCCGCGCTTGCGGTTCTGGAGCGGTTGGAAATCGAGGCGGATGAGTGCGAACTCTCGGTGCTGGGGTGCGGCGACGCTCGGATCAAAGAGCTCAACGCTGATTTCCGCGAAAAAGACAAAGCAACGAACGTCCTCTCCTGGCCCGCGGAAGAGCGCGGCGCCGAGATTGAGGGCGCGCTCCCTGAAACGCCCGAACCCGATATTTTCGGCGTGATCGAGCTTGGCGATATCGCCATTTCCTTTGATACATGCGCCCGTGAAGCTGAAGAGGCGGGAAAGTCCCTGACCGATCACGCCACCCATTTGATGGTACATGGCGTCCTTCACCTGTTGGGTTTTGACCACATTAGAGAGGCAGATGCTTCTTTAATGGAGGGAATAGAGACAGAGATACTTGGCAAAATGGGTATTAAAGACCCATATTCGGAATATTGA
- a CDS encoding CBS domain-containing protein: MTDTPDGPSIAAHSAQEDDSNESANKGFFSRIIGALSPAETETDQTVERSDVQARAPFVPGLVNLRKMRVEDVSIPKTEIVAVPVTIELDELVKVFRESGLTRLPVYDGTLDTPIGLANLKDFALKFGFNGDTPNFSLREMLRPLIYVPPSMPLGVLLQKMQAERIHMALVIDEYGGTDGLVTIEDLIEQVVGEIEDEHDIEEAQTFVREKPGVYMAQAVTPLDEFQAEIGFDLTAHEEIDEEEVDTLGGLVFMLAGHVPARGEVIPHPDGPEFEVVDADPRRIKRLRVRLNQAHEA; this comes from the coding sequence ATGACCGACACCCCTGACGGTCCTTCTATCGCAGCGCATAGCGCGCAAGAAGATGACAGTAACGAGAGCGCGAACAAGGGCTTTTTCAGCCGTATCATCGGCGCTCTTTCCCCCGCAGAAACAGAGACGGACCAAACCGTCGAGCGTTCCGACGTTCAGGCAAGGGCTCCCTTTGTTCCCGGTCTCGTGAATCTGCGCAAGATGCGGGTCGAAGACGTTTCGATCCCCAAGACCGAAATCGTTGCAGTTCCCGTAACCATCGAGCTTGATGAATTGGTCAAAGTTTTCCGCGAAAGCGGCCTAACACGTCTCCCCGTCTATGACGGCACGCTCGATACTCCGATCGGTCTTGCCAATCTCAAGGACTTTGCGCTCAAGTTCGGCTTTAACGGCGATACGCCGAATTTCTCACTGCGAGAGATGCTGCGTCCTTTGATCTATGTGCCGCCTTCGATGCCTTTGGGTGTTCTTCTGCAGAAGATGCAGGCGGAGCGGATTCACATGGCTTTGGTGATCGACGAATACGGTGGAACCGACGGGCTTGTGACGATCGAGGACTTGATCGAACAGGTCGTAGGCGAGATCGAAGACGAGCATGATATCGAAGAAGCCCAGACCTTTGTGCGGGAAAAGCCGGGGGTCTATATGGCTCAGGCCGTCACACCCCTCGACGAGTTTCAGGCCGAAATCGGCTTTGATCTTACGGCTCATGAAGAAATCGACGAGGAAGAGGTCGATACGCTCGGGGGCTTGGTCTTTATGTTGGCGGGACATGTGCCGGCTCGGGGCGAAGTCATTCCGCATCCTGACGGTCCCGAGTTCGAGGTGGTGGACGCTGACCCGCGCCGTATCAAACGCCTCAGGGTCCGCTTGAACCAAGCGCATGAGGCTTGA
- the lnt gene encoding apolipoprotein N-acyltransferase: MALGQAPLGFWPLSLVGLFIWARLFARGHGPKEVAKDSWLIGFGYFLVLLHWIVWPFLVEPERDGWMAPFALVLLPSGLALFWAITQGVAHRLAGHAPYLAWAIGLSLAELGRGHLFTGFPWGGFSHVLLETPASGLYAVFGAEGLSILMLFAVGLVAWVTQEKPMRLLVFATPLVFLALPYRPEEVVIPADAPTVRLVQPNAPQDEKWDPLLAEVFYQRLLTYSAAPGTPDLILWPETAIPYVLEFSDHILAEIGEKAVAPVGFGINRIEGERFYNAFAFIDAEGQVEHIYDKQHLVPFGEYVPFGEVFAQLGIYGLAASQGGGYSAGRTAEPFDLGAVGRAKVLICYEGIFPWEVVKGERPDVLILATNDAWFGTWAGPAQHMAQARIRAIETGLPMLRVANTGITALIGTNGEILADLPFGQQGMLDVKLPAPEPLTVFVKYKGWPAILLLAIVTFWIISPFGRIPIDRKPRRA, from the coding sequence ATGGCCTTGGGACAGGCGCCGCTTGGTTTCTGGCCCCTGAGCTTAGTTGGCCTTTTCATTTGGGCGCGCCTTTTTGCCCGTGGCCATGGACCTAAAGAAGTTGCCAAAGACTCTTGGCTGATCGGGTTCGGCTATTTTCTGGTGCTGCTCCATTGGATCGTTTGGCCATTTCTTGTGGAGCCGGAACGCGACGGGTGGATGGCGCCCTTTGCGCTTGTTCTACTTCCTTCAGGGCTCGCACTTTTCTGGGCAATCACCCAGGGCGTCGCGCACCGTCTCGCAGGGCATGCGCCATATCTTGCTTGGGCTATCGGGCTTTCCCTTGCAGAGCTGGGACGCGGGCATCTTTTCACGGGCTTTCCATGGGGCGGGTTTTCGCATGTCTTGCTCGAGACACCCGCCAGTGGGCTCTATGCGGTTTTCGGGGCCGAAGGGCTTTCGATCCTGATGCTGTTCGCTGTCGGACTGGTTGCTTGGGTGACGCAGGAGAAGCCGATGCGGCTTCTGGTTTTCGCGACCCCGCTTGTTTTTCTCGCGCTTCCGTATCGCCCCGAAGAGGTCGTTATACCAGCGGACGCGCCGACTGTCCGACTTGTCCAGCCCAACGCCCCGCAGGACGAAAAATGGGACCCGCTCTTGGCCGAGGTCTTCTATCAACGCCTTCTGACCTATTCTGCTGCACCGGGGACACCTGATCTCATTTTGTGGCCCGAAACGGCAATCCCTTATGTTCTTGAGTTCTCTGACCACATCCTCGCGGAAATCGGCGAGAAAGCGGTTGCTCCCGTTGGCTTCGGGATCAACAGGATCGAGGGCGAGCGTTTCTATAACGCTTTTGCTTTCATCGACGCAGAGGGGCAGGTGGAACATATCTACGACAAACAGCACCTCGTGCCTTTCGGCGAATACGTTCCGTTCGGCGAGGTCTTCGCACAGCTCGGCATCTATGGTCTCGCCGCGTCCCAAGGCGGGGGCTACAGCGCAGGTCGCACAGCCGAACCCTTTGACCTCGGGGCGGTCGGGCGGGCAAAGGTTCTGATCTGTTACGAAGGTATTTTCCCTTGGGAAGTAGTCAAAGGCGAACGGCCCGATGTCCTGATCCTTGCAACAAATGACGCATGGTTCGGCACTTGGGCAGGGCCGGCACAGCATATGGCCCAAGCCCGCATTCGCGCGATCGAAACGGGGTTACCGATGCTGCGCGTGGCCAATACGGGGATCACTGCTTTGATCGGCACCAACGGGGAAATCCTTGCGGACCTTCCCTTTGGTCAGCAAGGAATGCTCGATGTAAAACTGCCCGCACCCGAGCCGTTAACAGTCTTTGTGAAATATAAAGGGTGGCCGGCCATTTTGTTGCTTGCAATCGTCACCTTTTGGATCATTTCACCTTTTGGACGTATCCCGATTGACCGCAAGCCGCGGCGCGCCTAA